tcaattttcaactttttattcTTAGGGTTGGTGGGATTGGAGTGGGATGGGGGTAGAAATTCTAGCACTTTCCTTTAAAATTACTCCACTTCGAATCATAGGTGCTCTATAGCTACGCTTAAGCGCACTAAATTAGTATTTCTAAACCACAACATAAATGAAGCATGATATTCCATAcagcattttctttttgatatttaaaaaataaaaaataaagaaaatagtatTTAAATGGTTAATAACTAGCTAGAGAAAGACTGGGAAGCCGGTACTATATATAGAGTGCatttgaataagaaaacaaaagggtAGCTTAATTCTTTAAATCTAGATTAAAATTCTTGAAGTTTGTAGGTAAACTTAAATTAAGAGTTATTCAATGTTAAACACTTACGTCCACCACTTTAAATAATTTCGGTCTAAGACTATATTGTATCTCATTGACTTGATTGTTTACAACACAAAGGCCAGTATCTATTTATAAAGTAGTGATCGAGTAAGTACAAATgtggtaattattttattacaatttaaagatttgattacaattaacccgtaaataaagaatatttcaatatcaaccaaatatagaacatacaaaaatatataacgAAAATTCAAGAAATTCAGTAGGGTGAGTGCTCTAAACCATAAGAGAGCAAAAGAATTATTTTTGCTATTTGCTGTCATGCATTCTAGCTCGTAGAAGCAGATCGAGAGTAGTGGGTCAAGAGTTGAGAGAACCTTTTGTGTCGGGAGGCCCTCGTGACAATGTGACACCCATATTCtccatatgtatatatatgtattaattCAATATGTCCTTTTGGTGAAAGGTACTCTTGTTCTTTGTGTGTGCCACAAGACAATGTAAAGTCACATAGTCACATGATGCCATGGATAATTAATGGCGACCTTCGTAAGTCTTGCGGTGGGGTTTAATTTCACAGGTAGGTTTgtgattaattatatttatcatAATTAATACTCTCAATTTCGTCGCTCATGTCTGCAGTGGGTTGAAACCTGAATGTTGAACGTAACATTTTTCCTCCTTAATTATGAGTTTCCTAGATTCAACACGTtcaacaaaaaaagacaaaaagatcgAATATTTACACCCTTAAAGAACTTCCTttgtatatatatcattattatatattaaaaacgtaattaattattattgatcACGATCCCTTATGGAAAAATACATAGAAGTTTTTACACCACTATATATTTTAGttctactttttttcaaatattaaaaaatctcCATCTACTTAATTGTTAGTTAATTAAGTTATTCCAAGTTGGTTATCGAATCTATCACAGAGAGCCTCCAAATCTAGCTATACGAGGAAGGAAAGTTAATAGATTGTgtatgttttttcttcttttttttttttttttaaaaaaaaaaataaaaaataaaaaataaaaaataaaaaataaaaaataaaaatggatggACGAGTTAACTCACTTGAGATTTGAGTGAGTTAACTACTGCACCAGATCTCAAATTTGTCAAATAAGGAAGCGGTTGTGCAAAATACAATTCTAGAAGGAGGAGCAGTTACCATGCATGTCATAGATTCAACCCGGTAATATATACCGGAATttgttcaaaaagaaaaaagaaaaaaattgtcaaataaatttggtatatatatttataatataacGGAAGTCATATAGAGTTGATTCAATGTACATAATTAATCTTTGCCAAATTTGGACGATTTTAGGAAAATTGTTAGATTTTAACAAAACTAGGGTTGAATTTGTCAAAAGGTACCCAATAACCCAACACTTTCCTGGCCTGTAACAAATTCCTagatgaaaaatgataaatctcCGTATAATAGACGACAGCAGTTGAAACATTGCATTTGTAAGACACAAATTATGTAACGAATTCCTAAAGTTGTCCAAAGTTGGCACAGATTACATTAAATCAACAACCCCGCCTATAGCTTCCTATGACCACGTGATACTTTTTCTAGGACTAAATTACCCTTTTTCTTCACTTAAATgcataacaaaaaaatttaaaaaaaaatttaaaagggcCGGTAAGAAGAGTttaacatatataaaataagaagTTGGAGGCCTTCAAATATTCCTTCAGTAGTAGTGCTGTTATTAGATGTCATTTGCATGGCGTAATATATCGATCTCTGCATGTTCAAGGCTCCAAACATGCAGAATATGTAGAGTCGATCAGTAATTAAGACCAGTGAGAAATGCATATATATTTGGCATCTATTACAGGTACACACCAAGTTCCTAGGAAAGAATTATTATTCGATATGCATGCATAGATTTTTTTTACCATTGACGTCTTCTTTAccatttctatcattttttcaatttatttctgTTGTTCTTTCCAAAAGCGCTGTTCAGGTTCTCTGTATATATAAGAAAGCctttgagttttttttgttattgtgaAAGTGATTTTCAGGTGATCAGTATGGAGAAGGTAACCTGGAGTAGGCAATGGGGTTCGCTTGTTGGGTGCTTAGGAGCGATTTTGCTggtgttcttcttctttgctgATCATTCTGGTCAGAATACCTCAGCTAGGTTCATCCTCTCATCTTTTGCTAGCTCCCTCTATTTACCACAACGTGCTTTGCCCaaggcgagagagagagagagagaaggagaattGGAGATGTCTGAGAGTGTTAATAAGAAACCTGAAAATGCAACTGTGGCAGCTTAGAAatatacttttgttattttattttatacttttaattATGTGGGGGCTCCATAAATATTCAGTCCATTATTCTCATTTTTGTCGCTGTTGCCTATGTTTGTGATGATTCAGAGCCTTATCTCAGAGCTAGTACTGTTTAGTCTGTCATATTTATGTGGGTGGAATTGTAGAAAAAAGTTGTCCTACATATTCACCCGATCATAAAGAGTTAAAGATCACATGCTTACCTCGAGCAAAGGCCATTCTGTGACTGCACAGTGTCTGGCCCCTTCTCATTTATGTGGCCTGGCATGGCCTCTTTTTTCGTTTACCTTTATCTTTAACCGCACAAGAGGAAGACGATTGGTGATCATGATAATACTCTAAAAGCGAAGGTTTCTTGTTCATTGACATTAATTAGTACGGCACGCTGAAttgatttcttgtgttttttaagGTTTATATTTTACATGTTAATAACAGTGGATTCTTTTGGTAACTTTTTTACATATAATGCAGGAGAGTTCTATGGAGCGCCAAAGGCCAAAAATCTCTTGAGGTGAAGCTGTATACCGACAACAATCAGCTGGTAATTAAATGCATTAGTTCTCCCATTTTTCATATGTTGTCGATAGGTagaaaacaacataattttCGTAATTAACTATAACAAGGCTAGCTGCATGCCATTGAAATTGAATCAATCCATTGTatttgttagaacagttttgGAAATACAGGCTGAATCCCACTTCGATTCTTATAAAGTCAGCATAtatttagaaataaaaatatagcaaCAAACTAAGGTTTTGAAAAGATTATCTCTCCGTTTTTCCACGTTTATGTGGCGGTTGAAACTAATCTTAACTACAGtatttcaaatattcaaattttaatatcTTGAAATTTGTATCCCTCTTTATGAGCTATTATGATGGATAGTTGTTATCcatctaacaatttatttaaatgaaatttagtggaattttatccccaacagtatTTATGTCTCTACTGATCAGTAAATCTTTTCATCAGGTGATGTTGGATAATGGCCTCGTCCAAATCAATTTGTCAATACCGGATGGTCACGTCCTGGGGATAAACTCCAATGGTATCCCTGACCTACTTGACGATCATAATGGAAGAGAAGATAGAGGGTACGTACCTACATGAATTCACTTCCTTTTTAAAATCTAGCTAGCTTCTATATTTTTGCATGctataatctttttctttgacAAAATCTAGGTATTGGGACGTAGTTTGGAATGAGCCAGGAGGTCCAAGTATCTTTGAGAggtaactaattaattaaattctcTCCCCTAATTAATCAACATTTGCATGTGTTAATTTGTATTAATCTAGGTAGGAAAATTACTTACGCTTTTCCCAAACTGAAATTATGTACACCAATTATTTGCAGAACAGTAGGAGCAAACTTCACAGTTTTAACCCAGAATGAAGACCAAATAGAGCTTTCTTTTAGTAAGATATGGGATATTTCGCTTCGTGGAAAAAGTGTTCCCTTAAATATAGACAAAAGGTGCGTTTTCTATCAAGTCTTTTTTCCTTGAACATTAATTGATAATCGATCTTAGTCTAAAATTAtaaaccttaatatatatatatatatatatacatgtaacaTAATACGTACAGGTACATATTGCGGCGGGGGATTTCGGGATATTATTCATACGCAGTGTTTGAGCGGCTTGAAGGATGGCCGGAGGTGGAGATTGATCAAATTAGGATTGTCTACAAGCTCCGAAGTGAcaagtaattaaaatatatagtgaaataattttaaatttccaATTTTGTTATCCACGTGGCAACAATGGAAGTTCGTGATGAACATGGTATTTGAAATCAATTGGTCAGATTTCGCTACATGGCGCTATCGGATGAGAGGCAGAGGATCATGCCAACAATGGAAGACCGTGAACATGGTCAGCCCCTCGCCTACCCTGAGGCCGTTCTTTTGACCGATCCAAGCGACCCTAAACTTAGAGGAGAGGTACCCTTAAATCCATTATTAtatgttaataataataataataatttatttttggcaTTGCCTTGATCGACCCGTGACACTGCGGGCGCAGGTGGATGACAAGTACCAGTACTCTTTAGAGAACGAGGATAATAAGGTTCACGGATGGATATCCGCCGACCCACCTGTTGGATTCTGGATCATAACACCCAGCAATGAGTTCCGTACAGGGGGGCCCATCAAGCAAGACCTCACCTCCCATGCCGGGCCCATTGCCCTCTCTGTAAGTCCCCCCACACCTGTCATATCTCACGAGTCACGACCACATATTTGTCTTcttgttttgttctgttttaCAACAGTAGAGACAGAGTCCTTGATCATCTGAATTTGGGTGTTTGTGTGTAGATGTTTGTGAGCACTCACTATGCTGGGAAGGACTTAGGGATGAGCTTTGAAGAGGgagagccatggaagaaagttTTTGGTCCCATATTTGTGTATCTTAACTCACTTTCCAGTCCTCCAAACAATCCCCAACGACTTTGGGCAAACGCTAAAGAGCAGGTATAAATTAAGTCAGGGGTGTCGTTTTCCTTTGAATTTATAACTGAATTATTAACTAACTAACCAGCGCTTGATTTTCACCAGATATTGAGCGAAGTGGATAGCTGGCCATACAATTTCACCCAATCGGAAGACTTCCTTTCTTCTGATCAACGTGGAACGGTTGCGGGTCAATTGCTAGTCCTTGACCGGTACGTCACTTATAGTAGGTGCTTGCATAATTTCTCCGGTATACTCACGATGAGAAATCAATATTTTAGGTACATCAATGAGAAACTAATGTGGGCGCAATCTGCTTACGTGGGCTTGGCGGCTCCCGGAGAAGTCGGTTCATGGCAAAGAGAAAGCAAGGTAATTTTTGGTCGTCATTTCTTATTGACTAAAGTTTTGagataataaataatttgactATATTTTTCCCTTGAAATGACGAAGAGAGATGAGATCAGACACTAATTAGCCCtaaattatatttctttattaatttgtttCAGGGTTATCAATTCTGGACCCAGGCTGACGAGAAGggatattttataataaaaaacgTACTACCCGGGGAGTATAATTTGTATGGATGGGTCCCTGGTTTTATCGGTGATTATAAGAATGATACCATGATTACTATTAAACCAGGTTAGTATATGCAgatcaggatcctctccatttcaaatgtttaagattaaatttatatattatcaaattatttataattttaaatgacgAGATATTATGCATATTAAAATCTTGACAGGTGGGGAGGTCCAAATGGATGTCCTTGTGTATGAGCCTCCAAGACATGGTCCTACTTTGTGGGAAATTGGGATCCCAGACCGCACCGCTGGAGAGTTCTATGTACCCGACCCGTACCCGACGCTCATGAACAGATTGTACAACAATCAACCAGCTCAAAAGTTAGTCGTCGGTCACACGTTATTGCTGTTGTAAttttaatagaaattttaatCGTTGCttagttttaaataattttgagtcGCAGGTTCAGGCAATATGGATTGTGGGAACGGTATGCAGACTTGTACCGTTATCAGGATCTCATATACACAATTGATGTTAGTGATTATCGGAAGGATTGGTTCTTTGCCCATGTTACCaggtatatatatttgctttggACTCAAATCTTCTCTAATTATTTGCCGACCGAATTACAATCAATTCCGTAAAGCCGAATAAGTTTCGATCTATTCGGACAAATGGGTCTCATTGGAGCGCCCGGTGCAGCGTTTGTTGTAATTCTTAGTTCTAATATTGCATTGCAGGCGAATAAATAATGGGACGTATGGAGCAGCAACATGGCAAATCGTGTTTGAACTTGAAAGTGTGAACAACGACGGAAATTACACACTCCAGTTGGCCTTGGCGTCGGCCAATGAAGCTGATTtggaggtatatatatatatatattttatttgtggTTAGTATATATTTTGCTTAATTATGGATTTTTCTGGTGATTAATTCCATGGGTTGTTGATAGGTTCGGTTCAACGATGCGAGTGCCATGCCTTCACACTTTTCAACGGGACTTATTGGAAGAGAAAATGCCATCGCGAGGCACGGCATTCATGGATTATATTGGTTGGCCAGCGTAGACGTAGCAAGTAATGTATTGCAACAAGGAAGCAACACAATATATCTAACACAATCGAAGAGCAGAACTCCTTTCCAAGGAGTCATGTACGACTACCTTCGTTTAGAAGGGCCTCCGGCCTCCTGAAGGGCCGGTGAACTGATCGATCATATACAAGATTTTTTTAGATCTCACTTAATTGCCCCTTGGAAACACACACAGACACCATGACATAATAACTGTCTTGTATATTGTAGCTATATAAATGAATATTAATTGTtggttatataattatattgtaAGGCtggctaattaattaagcatcaTTAATCTTGCCCCTTGAgtcccaaaataaaaataatttccatgtaATGAAAGTATAATAGATGGATTACTTATTGTTTTATGCTTATCGTTGTTGCGATTGAGCCTTTGGAAGTCTTACTCTTAtttttccttcatattttccCTTTTTACAATTCATATTTTCCAACACATTTGGatcttaaataacaaaaataaattataaaattaagatttcaAAATCGAATTGAAATAAAGAACAAGGGATCCTTGGTATAAAATTTGTGTCTTAAATGTGAAATTAGCAATTCATATTGTTCTCCTGTTCGGAAACAGGGGAGTTTCCAAAGAGGGCACCGTTACAACAAATCTGCTATAAAAGATGTCATACATACACCTAATAAAAATGGGACTTTTGTTTCCTTTTACACTTTGCATAATTTGCCTTTCTTAAAGTTATACtgattatcctttttttttttttttttaacgaaaggtctaaatatttcattaatcaaaaatCACAAGTAGAGAGCTCTTAGAGCACAAAACATAAAGCCCTGCAAAAACATATATAGCcgcatgctatgaggttacaaagtcatagatacaaacaaaattcttacaatagaTTGCTATCTATGCTAACCCGtgtacaaaaataaataaagagcagatctgctccaagcagactagatctaaaaCAAGGGTAGtcaaatatccaaaaaaaaatgtatttaaaccGGCTGTAAGAGATAACTCCTCACACCAAACTATCAAAGCCATGAGATAACCTTTCACACTAAACTATCCAGACAGTGAGGAATAACCCCTCACACTTGATTACTATTCATCTCATATATCGTCCATGATGACAGATTtatggagaagaaaactcttattcaaagcaaaaacataatCAGCAAATAGCAGCAGCGGTCATAGATAAGATGAATGACATAACACGGAGTTAGATGGACGAATGCATAGCGAAGATACCAAAACTGCTGATATGGTTGAAGAATACCtacaaccaaaagaaaaaatcagaatGTGATCGGAAGAGCGTGAGCGGGgagtagaaagagaaagaaaaatgactCGGATCTGTTttatgagagttttttttttttttaagctaatTGTAAAGTAAACAAACCACGTTGATTAGTTATACTAATTACTTAAACATCAACGTTACTTCTACCTGCCCACTGCGACAAACTCTTCTCACTGCATGTAACCTCCACACATGGTCAACCGTTGTAACAAATATTTCGTTCAAGTCAATAAAACTGATcatttttaagaatatatatatagaaaattggCATTTAATGAAAACACATAAGGCATCTAATtaattagagtaatgattcactatcacttaaatatacaacttttcaccaccttacttATGCGGCAAGGTAGTcacccactactttttgagttttttttattttttaaaaataaattaaggtgagggaccaccttgccacataaacaaggtggtgaaaaattgtatatttaggtggtagtgaatcattactcaattaATTAATGCATGGCGTGCCTAACCCAGATGGCCGGGGTCATAGAAGCGTAATATTTTACTGACAATCATGGTTATAAGTATTGGCTGTTTGCTCTATTTTAATTAGTGAACCAATGCTCTTAACTATGGGAATATAGAAGATGATATTCGtaccttctatatatatatatatatatatatatatacacattttgCCCTTGGCTGTTACCTCATTGATCACATCAGCCGAACAGAGGAGACACCATATGCGCGcatctccctctttctttctataTAAACTAACCAAAGCTTGGTGTTGGCAAATATCACTCCTTAATAACTTGAATTAACCAACATACTGATCAGCTCTCTAATTCGATCTAGCCTATAAATATGAACAAGGCACCAGAAGAAGAACACCCCGTGAAGGCCTTTGGGTGGGCAGCTAGGGACGCATCTGGGCATCTCTCGCCCTTTAACTTCTCTAGAAGGTGATCAGTTCTACTCTAGCTATCTCTAGCTAACAGTACTGCTTGCATGCATCACTTTAACATATATGCGTTCATAAACATTCACTAGCTACTTTAAAATCACTACCAGTAGCGATGACGATGACGATGTTTTTGTGTtaaaatgattatatatatgcaGGGAAACAAAGGATGATGATGTCAGGTTTAAGGTGTTGTATTGTGGAATATGTCACTCCGACCTTCACAGCATCAAGAATGAATGGGGCTTCTCTACTTACCCTCTTGTTCCTGGGTAAATATTTCCTTCCATACAATATTCAATTGATACCACAAGTGTGTAAcagtaactaaaataaaaatatacacttttttgCTAACTAGCTAGAAAAAACTTTACTTTATCACTCTtgatctttcattatttttgtaatcatatccataaacttaaaaaaatgtcaatttagtctattcatctttcaatttcaacctcCGTTGTacataatttttcgttaaatcctctcaaaattcttaaaatacccctcattttttttaaaaaaaaaataaaataaaaaaattacaatgattTAGACGTTGGTcaggatttaatagaatttgcaaaaatactcaagcctgaatctttgaattttttgatttaacgaaaaattataatggattggtaaaattatatatatatatatatatatatatatatatatatatatatatatatatatgaaaaataaatacaacaaattgacacttttaaaagtttaatggtatgattgcaaaagtgatgaaaaatatgAGAGTAATAAGTTAAGTTTTATCGGCTAACTATTTTAGCTACTGTATTGCATGAGATGTTCACGAAatcttaaaactaaaattatttgTACCAACAATTTTTGCCACTTTTACTTTTCCAGACCGATAAAAAAGTtgttttacccaaaaatcatggttgtagcttttcttttatttttctttttttaggttGGAGAAGTGAGAATTAAACTCAATCAAAAGGAACTTGAggaattttctcttctttgtcgcttaattttgaattcaattttatatgttcttcaaatttcattttttaactGTAAGTAGATTATTATTCCAAAAGTTATGCCCCGGAACTCGCTTAGTTCCGTCTTGGTCACATAACAAGATCctggaatatttttgttttctcatttatGAAATTCCAATTTAGACTCTTTAAGTTGTAACACTCAATTACAAAGTTAATTATGAACCAATTTTCACGGTCATCAAAACCATAATATAAGAAAACAGAAATTTTGAGAACGAAGTGAAAACAGCTTTCATCTGATGTCGAAATCAAAATATATGACCGTTTTAATTACTTCGCCTAAGTCTATATTAAACAGCATATACCACTTTGAATTCTTATTTAACACTGAATTTGTCTATCAATAAAAACCTAACCATTTGGATCGATCCTGGCCATTATGGTCATAAGATCATGAATATCATTAGCTGCATGTACGTCAtaccaatctctctctctctctctctctctctctctctcatttttccttctttttttttttttttttttttaaattttttccacttgttttttcttctttaattaatttactCTTTAACTTTTCTGAACCATGTCAACAGAAGACGAAATGGCAAAATAATAAGTTTTCCTTTCCGCGTTAAAGGTTTTTTTAAGTCTCCTGATGTCGACGTACGACCAACTTAATTAGtgtgtacgtatatatataccgctgactttttttttttttttttttttgttagaagcctatttttaaaacccatcttaatctttgttaaaaaaaaaaaaaaaaacaaaacaaaaaacaaaaaaccatctTAATCAGGTCTATCTTGTCACTATGTCCTTATACTGttaaatactcatttttttagtGTTCAATAAATTAATGTAATCTTTTGAACAAATCAACTTTACGTACAAATTACAATTATCAGTGTAAGAGACACTAAAACCATGGTGAATTTCTGTTAGTCGCTTAATTTATACTCTACACAGAAGACTACGcagaataatatataaaatgtcCTTGAAACAATATCCTTAATTAAGAGTACTTGGACCAAAAAacctttggattttggctttaaaagaaaagaaaagaaaaaaaaaaaaaaaaactttttaaaattgttagaCCGACATAAACCTCATAaataaacacaaacaaacaatcatGAGACCAAGAAAGTCatgaacattttaaaattataataataaaagataaaaaaaaaaaaaaaaaaaaaaatagcatgatGTTGGATTTTTAACTTGCAGGCACGAAATTACTGGGGAAGTGACAGAAGTAGGTAGCAAGGTAAAGAAAGTTAAAGTTGGAGACAAAGTGGGTGTTGGATGCATGGTCGGTGCATGCCACTCCTGCGAGAACTGTAACAAAGACCTTGAAAATTACTGTCCCCAATGGATACTCACCTTCGGTTCCGTTTACCATGATGGAACAATCACATATGGAGGCTACTCAGATACTATGGTAGCTAACCAGCGCTACATAGTCCGATTCCCGGATAACATGCCACTTGACGCTGGTGCTCCCCTTCTTTGTGCCGGGATCACAGTGTATAGTCCCCTAAAATATTTTGGTTTAGCCGAGCCAGGTAAGAACATTGGAGTTGTTGGCCTAGGCGGGCTTGGTCACGTGGCTGTCAAATTTGCCAAGGCTTTTGGGGCGAAAGTGACGGTAATTAGCACCTCCATTAGCAAGAAGGATGAAGCTTTGGAACATCTTGGTGCTGACTCATTTTTACTTAGCAATGACCAAGAACAAGTCCAGGTAAATATTAGCTTATATTatgagaaacttcacttatcactcttaattttcattacttttgtaattatatcctttaaattttaaaaagtatcaatttagtatatccatcttttaatttttttgaatctgttagaattttccgttagaATCCTATCAAAGTTTCTAAaataatcattatatatatatatatatatatatatatatatatatatatatatatatatatatatatatatatatatatatatatatatatatatatatatatatatatatatatatatccttacaattttttttttcctaaaaaaaatggagaTATTAATGGAATACTGACACCCGGCCCCTCcattagaatttaacgaaaaattataacggataggtgaaattgaaattaagttaaagataaatacattaaattgacactttttaaagtttatgaatataatttaaaaagtgatgaaagtaCAGTGATGGTGATAAGTATAATATTGAAGTTTTTCCTTAGTTTATTTTCTTCGCATATCAATTTTGCTGTGTTTGATGGATGATCTTTGTCCAGGCTGCTCAAGGCACTTTGGATGGTATCATTGACACAGTATCTGCTCCTCACCCTATTTTGCCATTAATGGGTATATTGAAGTCTCATGGAAAGCTTGTTATGGTGGGTTTACCGAACAAGCCGCTGGAGCTATCTGTCTTTCCTCTAATTACAGGTaattcctccaaaaaaaaaaaaaaatacagatttTTTTCCATTCTTATCCACATCTTGGTGATCTTCTGCTTTATACATTAACAGTTATATATGGAGTTAATAAGATTTGTTGAAATAGGAAGGAAGATGGTTACGGGGAGTGGCATAGGAGGAATGAAGGAGACACAAGAGATGATTGACTTTGCGGCAAAACACAACATCACCGCAGACGTTGAGGTTATTTCAATGGAGTATGTCAACAAGGCAATGGAGCGTCTTGCTAAGGGTGATGTTAGATACCGATTTGTCATTGACATTGGAAACACCTTGGATGCAACCAAACCTTGAAGACTACTATCTCGTGTCTTTATTTTCCTGTATTATTCCAATGAATTTATCTAAAATTTGCTTAGTTTTTGCTTGTAATATTCCTAGTCGAAAATCGTGTCCCTATTATCATACAGAGGAAACAATATATGGACAATAATATTCTATTTGTTtaggcgtaaaatattttttaaaaaatattttctttattttttggtgtttggtgcaaCCTAAAATGATTTTCAGTGAAACCGaaaaatcttctttaatttttaaaaaacgaaaatcgttttttgaatttaaactcttcatttttgCATGCACGTTTGTGGAAATCTGCCACTGCTGGgcattagagtttgttggtaTCCTGAATCTACCGCCGAAGGTCCTCGAATTTTGGGATTCTGTCACCAAAATCCGGCCATGTAGTCAAAATCTGTCCAAATATGCTGGAATCTGGCCACTGTTGCCGGATTATGGCGACCCAAATTCCAGCATACTGGCCGAAATGTGGCATTTCCAATAGGATTCCGGCCACTGGCTGGAATCCTGCCTCTTGCCTACCAAACTCTGGCAAAGCTGGCCAAAAATCGGCCGGCCGATGCCGGAATCCACACAATGTTGCCGGATTTTGAAGAAACTAGCCGGAATCCGAATCTGGCCACTATCACCAAAATCTCGTTGTCAATCATTTTTGCCGTTgatgattttttcgtacgaacTGAACGCCTTAAAAACATTTTCAGGACAAtcatttttttctg
Above is a genomic segment from Alnus glutinosa chromosome 12, dhAlnGlut1.1, whole genome shotgun sequence containing:
- the LOC133851799 gene encoding probable mannitol dehydrogenase, yielding MNKAPEEEHPVKAFGWAARDASGHLSPFNFSRRETKDDDVRFKVLYCGICHSDLHSIKNEWGFSTYPLVPGHEITGEVTEVGSKVKKVKVGDKVGVGCMVGACHSCENCNKDLENYCPQWILTFGSVYHDGTITYGGYSDTMVANQRYIVRFPDNMPLDAGAPLLCAGITVYSPLKYFGLAEPGKNIGVVGLGGLGHVAVKFAKAFGAKVTVISTSISKKDEALEHLGADSFLLSNDQEQVQAAQGTLDGIIDTVSAPHPILPLMGILKSHGKLVMVGLPNKPLELSVFPLITGRKMVTGSGIGGMKETQEMIDFAAKHNITADVEVISMEYVNKAMERLAKGDVRYRFVIDIGNTLDATKP
- the LOC133851604 gene encoding rhamnogalacturonate lyase B-like isoform X1 yields the protein MEKVTWSRQWGSLVGCLGAILLVFFFFADHSGQNTSARRVLWSAKGQKSLEVKLYTDNNQLVMLDNGLVQINLSIPDGHVLGINSNGIPDLLDDHNGREDRGYWDVVWNEPGGPSIFERTVGANFTVLTQNEDQIELSFSKIWDISLRGKSVPLNIDKRYILRRGISGYYSYAVFERLEGWPEVEIDQIRIVYKLRSDKFRYMALSDERQRIMPTMEDREHGQPLAYPEAVLLTDPSDPKLRGEVDDKYQYSLENEDNKVHGWISADPPVGFWIITPSNEFRTGGPIKQDLTSHAGPIALSMFVSTHYAGKDLGMSFEEGEPWKKVFGPIFVYLNSLSSPPNNPQRLWANAKEQILSEVDSWPYNFTQSEDFLSSDQRGTVAGQLLVLDRYINEKLMWAQSAYVGLAAPGEVGSWQRESKGYQFWTQADEKGYFIIKNVLPGEYNLYGWVPGFIGDYKNDTMITIKPGGEVQMDVLVYEPPRHGPTLWEIGIPDRTAGEFYVPDPYPTLMNRLYNNQPAQKFRQYGLWERYADLYRYQDLIYTIDVSDYRKDWFFAHVTRRINNGTYGAATWQIVFELESVNNDGNYTLQLALASANEADLEVRFNDASAMPSHFSTGLIGRENAIARHGIHGLYWLASVDVASNVLQQGSNTIYLTQSKSRTPFQGVMYDYLRLEGPPAS
- the LOC133851604 gene encoding rhamnogalacturonate lyase B-like isoform X2, producing MLDNGLVQINLSIPDGHVLGINSNGIPDLLDDHNGREDRGYWDVVWNEPGGPSIFERTVGANFTVLTQNEDQIELSFSKIWDISLRGKSVPLNIDKRYILRRGISGYYSYAVFERLEGWPEVEIDQIRIVYKLRSDKFRYMALSDERQRIMPTMEDREHGQPLAYPEAVLLTDPSDPKLRGEVDDKYQYSLENEDNKVHGWISADPPVGFWIITPSNEFRTGGPIKQDLTSHAGPIALSMFVSTHYAGKDLGMSFEEGEPWKKVFGPIFVYLNSLSSPPNNPQRLWANAKEQILSEVDSWPYNFTQSEDFLSSDQRGTVAGQLLVLDRYINEKLMWAQSAYVGLAAPGEVGSWQRESKGYQFWTQADEKGYFIIKNVLPGEYNLYGWVPGFIGDYKNDTMITIKPGGEVQMDVLVYEPPRHGPTLWEIGIPDRTAGEFYVPDPYPTLMNRLYNNQPAQKFRQYGLWERYADLYRYQDLIYTIDVSDYRKDWFFAHVTRRINNGTYGAATWQIVFELESVNNDGNYTLQLALASANEADLEVRFNDASAMPSHFSTGLIGRENAIARHGIHGLYWLASVDVASNVLQQGSNTIYLTQSKSRTPFQGVMYDYLRLEGPPAS